Within Topomyia yanbarensis strain Yona2022 chromosome 2, ASM3024719v1, whole genome shotgun sequence, the genomic segment cttcaaaccataagacagtttcggttcatattcttcgtcggcaaacagaacttctgtgcttactatcgagacatcactcggtataagccagttgtttagtgttcacgcaagacgtgtgactttttggattttagtgtctaactagtgctaatttgggtactagcttagatacatcgtctaactagacacccagttggtgctagttactgacgaggagaatccgaaacactaaaacaaaaccgtactttatgtaaggtatgtgtccttatgcacaaaaaatttggtatcgtccaaaattttcccatttgggaatttgcatagTTAAAGTCGTCAAGGAACGGATTAGGCGAAAATCTCACCGCTCTGTTTGTAAAACGGCCGCTGATCTGAATATGTCGAAATCATCGATGCACAATATGTTAAATCTCGACCTGAGactgtgtggccgcacttttcaacccgtagctccggaaccggaagtccgatcaactaaaaattcaatagcgtcttatggaaGCGTTATACCCTTCgcttgaaactaagtttgtgcaaatcggttcagtcgtCTCTGAGAAAACTGAGTGgctttatttgacacacacatacatacgcacatacagacacacatacatacgcacacacagacattttgcaaactcgacgaactgaatcgaatgatatatgacactcggtcctccgggcctcggttggaaaatcgatttttggagtgattatTAGCCTTtatttatatgagaaaagcaaaacgtGAAGTACACGGAGTTTCGGAAgcttccaagaaaaaaaaaagactgGAAAGAGCAAGTACTATCCTATCACGGAACGCTGGGgaagaatttatattttctgatgaaaaattatttttcctgcAGCAGTCTCACAATGCCCAAAATAATCGATTGTGTGCTGTCACTTTCAGGAATTTGTCAGATAGTGACAGGAACATTCCTCGATTCCAAAGCGGTTCAGTGATGGTTTGGGGAGCAATTTGCAAGCGTGGCAAATTTTCGCTTGTTTTCATCGACAGAGGCGTTAAAATTAACGCTGTGTATTATAAAACTGAAGTTTTGGAGAAAGTCTTAAAGTCAAGTCTTCAAACAATGTTTGGAAATGACCATTACGTGTTTCAGCAGGACGGAGCGCTTTCCCACACAGCGAATGTCGTTCAGAGCTGGTGTCGGAATAATTTGGACGATTTTTTGGCAGAGGAAGAATGGCCTCTCAGCTCCCCGGATCCTAATCCCTTGGATTATTTTGTGTGGTCAAACATTTTATCGATGAGCAATATAACCCAATTCAAAAAAGTAATTGAACGAATTTGGGACGAAATGTCGATTGAGGCCGTGCGTGCCGCTTGTGATGGTTTTGAGAAACGCCTGATGCTGGTGAAGAAAGTAAAAGGCGGTGTCATTCCAAAGCATATGCAGTAATAATAACATGACAgtataaaaaatttcaataaagttCGACTTACCAATCAGGGATgacacattgaaatctgtgtttcggccaaaaaaatcattttaccatctgtgatgactaaaacggggaaaaaatctgtggaaatctttgataaatttccaaaaaatctgtgaaaaatcacaatatttccaaaaatctgtgaaatttttatcaaaatgccaaaaatctgtcatctgtgaaaaaaaaatctgtgattaaaaattgtgaaaaaaaatctgtgtcattacagaaaaatctgtgaatatggtaaccctgttACCAATACAGAATAATTAGGGTTTTATTTTGTATGAGAATTTATTGGTATCTAGCAAAAGAGCTAAGTTGGTCTGCCAGCTACTGATGAGAAAAATTCGTAACACAAAGTCCAACTTATTAAACTCCGAAGTTAAATACAAGCAATTTATCCATTAACCTAATATAATACGGTATATACAACAACAATTATGCATCCCTTTTGGTACGTTTCAACAAACTTAGGTACAGTACTACATGCAGAATCAAACTCCAAACCACCAAACCAAGAAAGTCGTAAATCCAATCAATCTCCGGCATACCCAGCAGAGCTAGAAACTTCCTTAGTGTAAAATAGCAGAACACGTCTCGGCACTCCATATCCCTTCTGCCGAAACCGTAGACAGCGTTGACGGCTCCTTCCAGACTATAGCGTACGAAAGAAATGAACGTTAAGGGTTTCAAATACAGGGGCATATCTTTCAGCGTCACAAAAAATCCGGCAAACAGACTGAACAGGATGATAATGAGCACGGTAAGAAAAACCGACGTTTGCATTGGGTACATGTTCCCCAGGAGAAGCCCTAGCAGTAGGGTAACCCAACCGGACAGTATAGATGTGATCCACAGGACCAGTATTCGTATCAGTTCCATCGGTTGCCCTGTCAGAAAGTACATTATGAGGAAGGACGCTGTTGTAGAGAAAATCTAGAATAAATGTATACAGGGTGTAACGATCTCTTattattgttttgtttatatCACGAACCAGAGCTGGAACTTCCACTATAAGCTTAGAGAAATAGTATGGTGTCAGCGAATACCAGTTGTTTTTGTGTTCTCGAATGAAGGCAGCTGATTCTAAAGGAACTGTTCAATAGAAACGGTAATTTCATTAGAATACTTAATATCAGATAAACTCATCATCACACTTACATGTAAGGATCGCTGAAAATGCACTTGTGAAGAACACGCTATACATAATGACCATTAGCACTGAGGTATTCGAAATAATTTTCGCCACATTGTTTCCTGTATCATAGAATGCAATACCGGTCAGCGTAGCGATCAGGACGCTGATTATAGTGCGAGCTTTCACGTTGTACTACAATGAAAAATCAATTTACGAACAAACCATTAATTATACCCAAATAGACGTACGTTATCTCTTAGCGTACAGCGAACTGTTCTCTTAAGAAGAACGCTGAGCTGTTCACGGTTACTAAGCATATACCTCCGTTGATCTTCAGAGTCCACCGAGATTCGTTCTTCAGTACACACCTTTAGCGATTTCTCTTCCTCGCTAGCCATCAATTGCTGCAATCTGTCATCCTCGTGGTCAAGACAGGCAACTTCAAGTGCtgttaaaacataaaataggAGACTGAGAATTAAACTTTACCCTCTCTGCATTACTGCGTTCGTGCGTACCGAAATCAGCTGGGCTATGTGAAACCGGGCACTCTAATCCAACCGTTCCGAAAGTATTCACCATCTCCGCTAACGGTCCACAATATAGTCTCCTACCCTTCGAGATAACCAACACATCATCGAACAACCTCAAAAGATTGGAGCTCGGCTGATGTACGACGCAGATTATGACCCTATTTTGATGAAACGTTAAACTTTGAACGTAGTTCAGCACCTGATAAGAAGTGACCGTGTCTAGTCCGCTGGTGGGTTCATCCAAGAGCATTACTTTCGGATCGGAAACAAGCTCGACACCTATCGCCAGTCGCTTCAATTCCCCGCCGGAGAGATTCTTCACCAGTGTGTTTGAACATTTGCCGAGACTCAAAACTTCAAGTAACTTTCGATTGTTCGCACGTTTAGTATCTTTTGTCACTGTTGCTGGGAGTTTGAAGTCAGCTGCAAAGTTCATGCTTTCGATAACGGTTAGATTCAACCAGAGACTAGCTTCTTGAGGTGTGTACGAAATTAACTTCCGTTTTTGTCGACTCGATAGAATGGCACCATCGATTCTTAGCTGACCGGAGACTCCCGATTTCCTGTAAGATTCAAATCAGTGCCTTGCTCTCGAACATTCAGAGTGCAACAAACCTGTATCCGCTGAGGATGTTCAAAAAGCTCGATTTACCTGCTCCGGATGGTCCCAGAATACAGGCCATACGGCCGGAGTTGAACGAACCGGATACATTATTAAGAATTAGATTCACAGATTCATCTGAAACGACTTCGATATACCTATTATGATCACTTGTATCACTGCGCACTGACAATTCGGGCACCTTTCTGTTTGCATCGGTACGTGATGTTATGAAAAGATAAACTGAATGTTTTTTGCGCTAATGTTTCAACGCTTGGCTGCATTTGTTTGAAGTAGCTTCAATTACTCTTGCGTTATTCAAAATAATCGACTGTACGCGGGGAAGCTCAGAACGATACTGTCTAGTCATATTGAATCCGATCGCGGGTTTGTTTTGGTCACCACTTTCTTGGGATGATAACAGTCTTACTCGCGGGACGAAAATAGCTTAAAAAATCTTTGGATTGGTTGTTTACAAAACACTTATCATTATtacgtagggtgaccatatcagacgagtaaaaaaccaggacagccGAAACTGCTTCCCCTCGTTACCGCTCAATCGATattgccttttccgcatgttttcggCTGTTATAAAATTAtggggtctggcaggcagagcttcgacagtaaaaaagttttggaagtctgggaggaagagctcttCCAGAAAGTCTTTCATCGGAATTCGATCACCAAGAACTTTTTCGGACTTACACaaaggcagttcttgctacaccaccatcaaCAAACGTTTCATGAGATGGTCTGTGTACGACCGGCGACGAGTTTTCAGTGctaaaaacacgacattgaCGTAAATCAGAATCACCAGCGATCCCATCTAGAttccctgcgctatgcctggtaatttccaatgacaaccattatctctcgatttgagaTCTGCAAAACCTTccgttgttaccaaaaatttctccgtttaatagattgttatatgaaaaccgacggatagcttggtgtaattaatatcagtttgagcccgagcttgaaaaaaatgacattcctgcgtgaacttgaaagaaaacaaaattcaattcatgcccgtcgcaatgaatgaaatgtttggttcgtttccctcgtcattcgttctcccgacacagcgcattcaggtttggacatattcggtttcagaagcaaactgaattttgtttccattctacctatgagagggattattgagcaaaagtgcaccagatatagattatgcagttcacttatgctcgaaaatgtagacatatgccagcttctgccttcaagctgtccacataaaaacaaataaatgctttggttggtgaaggaatttatatttccactgcactcaagcattccatTCCGCATGCagtttcagtcagttgggaagttaatgaatgagagaGGCGATGAATCTGAATTTTGGTTTCAGTAAATACACGCAGAAataagtaactgattttgaagtGTCGCAgcatactccctgttatgtaggatgctagactcggcggttagttgctgttcagcgtccaggcgtgaagacatgttaatcgtccattagctatttcatttatttgacacgcctcaatgcattacctgagccgtggatcttttaatattttcaatgtgtaaataaaaataaataaatcgaattttattgtatatccatcggatcttgtgTACGCGATTTATTACTTTGCGTAAAGATCTTATTTCTTGTTGAAGATCTATTTACTTCATTGCCTCTTGTTGCTTGTggatcacttagtccgctttctctcggtttatcgttttcttTCTATactcgctgttaatgttgtatgggctttcacgattacctggtttgagttgtttgtggggcctacgggtcacgatcgcttatccatgttctttgttatttactttattttcgGTGGTGCTGGCAGTTGATTGGGAAGTAGTAGGCGCATCACAATGACCGTTAACGTTGTGCGTAGgttctgttgttccagtatTCGTTGGAGCCTGAGCTGCAGCTCCGGTGGTTTATGATTTAGTTGATGCTGATGAAGGGctgtgtgatgggtatgcttggagttgatattgcttcgttagaggtttgtgtacatggtttatcgtagtgtgtcttcttgtgtaaCAGAGCAGGGCTCGCAGGGGTCTGTCCTCCCTACGTGCAcaacgtgatttgagatttggtcacgcgttttgctttgaattgaaagtttaCATATGCAGTAGTAGGTTCgttcactcgcattctcacgaaacaaataccgttggaaatacctagaaaaatttcctccaggtttcaaacttaaatgattccaccgttacgtattccgacatgatggttgtaataaatttattaatagtacccagGTGTGCATCGTGCAGGCGCATATAaatcttatcattgtcaatataaacgggtatcttggtcctaacattatAATGCTCAACGACGTAATGCATGTTGTATTCCATAGCGTAGCTTTCCGGTATGGCCGAAGTTTTAATCGTTATCAGTAACGAGTATGGTGggcttgtataacgacgacttccgttagtctaaactgcatttgcaaacttgctgttgaattttgctgctgagtttcaaacatcttgaaatgaatggtcgatatcgcaccgatgaaagtaacggtgctttattgttgACACTGGCTTTGGacgattttattattcaatttctttgcttgtttatagtactAGCTCAGTACAAATAGACAGCAGAGTTtaggtagaaacgttcgtttgattcactgcactgttaacaacCAGAGCAACTGATTAGATTCTGGTTTCGAGCCTGTAGCAATTCCATAATCCCCAGCTCGAGGGAGcgctcaatgaaattattccacgacagttgctatttttctttttatgggaTGTATTTCCAATAAGATGAAAAAGCCAATAGCAAGAGAactcaagtagaagcagaagcaccaaaacgccgatgtgtcttttcagaggtaccaaagggaattcttcgggtcccggattgaaagacgatttaagcCGAAAAGAAGCGCTTGTAACCATTatttcatcgatattgacgaggtACTAAATAGCGATTAAAA encodes:
- the LOC131681136 gene encoding ATP-binding cassette sub-family G member 4-like isoform X2, translating into MLRLSGNCEARRDRLISDESVNLILNNVSGSFNSGRMACILGPSGAGKSSFLNILSGYRKSGVSGQLRIDGAILSSRQKRKLISYTPQEASLWLNLTVIESMNFAADFKLPATVTKDTKRANNRKLLEVLSLGKCSNTLVKNLSGGELKRLAIGVELVSDPKVMLLDEPTSGLDTVTSYQVLNYVQSLTFHQNRVIICVVHQPSSNLLRLFDDVLVISKGRRLYCGPLAEMVNTFGTVGLECPVSHSPADFALEVACLDHEDDRLQQLMASEEEKSLKVCTEERISVDSEDQRRYMLSNREQLSVLLKRTVRCTLRDNYNVKARTIISVLIATLTGIAFYDTGNNVAKIISNTSVLMVIMYSVFFTSAFSAILTFPLESAAFIREHKNNWYSLTPYYFSKLIVEVPALIFSTTASFLIMYFLTGQPMELIRILVLWITSILSGWVTLLLGLLLGNMYPMQTSVFLTVLIIILFSLFAGFFVTLKDMPLYLKPLTFISFVRYSLEGAVNAVYGFGRRDMECRDVFCYFTLRKFLALLGMPEIDWIYDFLGLVVWSLILHVVLYLSLLKRTKRDA
- the LOC131681136 gene encoding ATP-binding cassette sub-family G member 4-like isoform X3, with amino-acid sequence MQTERCPNYESVNLILNNVSGSFNSGRMACILGPSGAGKSSFLNILSGYRKSGVSGQLRIDGAILSSRQKRKLISYTPQEASLWLNLTVIESMNFAADFKLPATVTKDTKRANNRKLLEVLSLGKCSNTLVKNLSGGELKRLAIGVELVSDPKVMLLDEPTSGLDTVTSYQVLNYVQSLTFHQNRVIICVVHQPSSNLLRLFDDVLVISKGRRLYCGPLAEMVNTFGTVGLECPVSHSPADFALEVACLDHEDDRLQQLMASEEEKSLKVCTEERISVDSEDQRRYMLSNREQLSVLLKRTVRCTLRDNYNVKARTIISVLIATLTGIAFYDTGNNVAKIISNTSVLMVIMYSVFFTSAFSAILTFPLESAAFIREHKNNWYSLTPYYFSKLIVEVPALIFSTTASFLIMYFLTGQPMELIRILVLWITSILSGWVTLLLGLLLGNMYPMQTSVFLTVLIIILFSLFAGFFVTLKDMPLYLKPLTFISFVRYSLEGAVNAVYGFGRRDMECRDVFCYFTLRKFLALLGMPEIDWIYDFLGLVVWSLILHVVLYLSLLKRTKRDA
- the LOC131681136 gene encoding ATP-binding cassette sub-family G member 4-like isoform X1 — protein: MQPSVETLAQKTFSLSFHNITYRCKQKDESVNLILNNVSGSFNSGRMACILGPSGAGKSSFLNILSGYRKSGVSGQLRIDGAILSSRQKRKLISYTPQEASLWLNLTVIESMNFAADFKLPATVTKDTKRANNRKLLEVLSLGKCSNTLVKNLSGGELKRLAIGVELVSDPKVMLLDEPTSGLDTVTSYQVLNYVQSLTFHQNRVIICVVHQPSSNLLRLFDDVLVISKGRRLYCGPLAEMVNTFGTVGLECPVSHSPADFALEVACLDHEDDRLQQLMASEEEKSLKVCTEERISVDSEDQRRYMLSNREQLSVLLKRTVRCTLRDNYNVKARTIISVLIATLTGIAFYDTGNNVAKIISNTSVLMVIMYSVFFTSAFSAILTFPLESAAFIREHKNNWYSLTPYYFSKLIVEVPALIFSTTASFLIMYFLTGQPMELIRILVLWITSILSGWVTLLLGLLLGNMYPMQTSVFLTVLIIILFSLFAGFFVTLKDMPLYLKPLTFISFVRYSLEGAVNAVYGFGRRDMECRDVFCYFTLRKFLALLGMPEIDWIYDFLGLVVWSLILHVVLYLSLLKRTKRDA